In Phycisphaerales bacterium, the sequence AGACGTTCTGATAGTTCGTCGGCGGCGTGTCGTACGCGTCGAGATACATGCGGATGAGTTTCTCGCCCGTGCCCATCCACGCGGCGTGCCCGTCGGCGTAGGAGATGTTGTATCCGTCCTTGCCGTGGTTATTCCAAGGGTCGGGATAGTTGTTGATGCCATCGGGGCGGCCGACGCTAGGGACGATCGATTGGTCGTTGTCGTTGTCGATGAAGAGATACGACCGGTCGGGGTGGGCCGTGTTTCGGATGGTCTTGAGAACGTTGATCGTCTGCATCTCAAAGACCGCGGGGGTCTCGCTCTGCCGCCAGCCGAGTTGCTGCCCGAGGGAGACGCCCGGTGGGGTATAGATGACGGTGCCGTCGAGGTATTTGCCGGCGGTGAACCAGGCGCGGATCTCGTAACTGTGCCCGCCGGTGTTGTCGGCGGCGTCGCGGGCGGCCCAGAAAGTGTCGCGGATGAAGTCGCGCCCATAGAGATCGAAGACCTCGGGGCCCTGCACGCTGCTGAGGGTGACGTCGGCGCGGACGCGGTTCTTGGTCGAGGGACAGATTGCGACGTTGTAATCGCTGATGAAGTCGGGGAAGAGCCAGCCGATGTTGTCCTCCCAGTCGAAGAAGGCGGGGAGGAAATAGCCGACCTTGGTGTCGTTCGAGTACGTGCCGCAGGCGATGGCGAGTTGGCGTGTGTTCGAGAGGCACGCGACGCGGCGTGCGGACTCGCGCGCGGCCCCGAGCGCGGGGAGCAGAAGGCCGATCAGGAGCGCGATGATCGCGATGACGACGAGGAGTTCGATGAGCGTGAAGGCCCGCGGGATACGCATGCACGCCTCCTGTTCGGTGGGCGACGGAATGCGGATTGTACAGGTTCCGATCCGGGTCGTGCGGACGGGGCGTGGGCCGACTCGCCGTGGATGAGGCCCACGTGGACACGCGAATCCGGCAGGATGGGCGAGATCATGGCGATCACGGCGGCGGCAGCGGCAGAGCCTGCAGGATTTGCTATGCTGTGGACGAGAGTTGCCCGCGATGGCCCCGCGTTCCACGCCGGAATCGGGGCCGATCCGCCGGTCGGATGATGGAGGTCAGCCATGAAGAGTCGAGTCGAGGCCGCGCGGATCGGGATGGTGGCGACGACGGGTGTGGTGGCCGGCCTGGTGCCCATGGTCGCGTTCGCCCAGCCCACGGTGAGCGTCGACTTCACGGGCGCGAGCGTCTCCTCGCTCTCCTCCAGCCCCGCGGATCTCGTGCGCACGAGCACCGGCACGATCAGCCCGGCCGAGGGCTACCTCTTCGAGTTCAATCCGACGGTGCACACGACCGGGCTCCTTGGCGGCGTGCTCTTCCCGGATCCGACCCCGCTCGGCGATGTCCTGAACTTCTTCGTCCCCGGGCAGCAGCGGATCACGCGCGGCGCCATGCGCAACCCCGGCGGCGCGATCCCCGTCACGCTCGACACCGAGGTCGTCGGCGGGACGTTCTCCGGGCTCTCGATCAGCCTGACC encodes:
- a CDS encoding prepilin-type N-terminal cleavage/methylation domain-containing protein → MRIPRAFTLIELLVVIAIIALLIGLLLPALGAARESARRVACLSNTRQLAIACGTYSNDTKVGYFLPAFFDWEDNIGWLFPDFISDYNVAICPSTKNRVRADVTLSSVQGPEVFDLYGRDFIRDTFWAARDAADNTGGHSYEIRAWFTAGKYLDGTVIYTPPGVSLGQQLGWRQSETPAVFEMQTINVLKTIRNTAHPDRSYLFIDNDNDQSIVPSVGRPDGINNYPDPWNNHGKDGYNISYADGHAAWMGTGEKLIRMYLDAYDTPPTNYQNVSPYRQRSFSWNGASIPEYFLP